One genomic segment of Culturomica massiliensis includes these proteins:
- a CDS encoding DUF6443 domain-containing protein — protein sequence MKIVFFLFFLFRGFWVLAQTDLEPLPLHTITPSADRNYTIRYRPHFGVTFVNHRLGLSGSEATISYFDGLGRCVQVVESGANPGRQDLITPVSPDFYGREEVKSYLPYAGGTDKGIYNIGAQLAQNNYYGGLYGSSGGNAYAYSERRYEESGAGRLLESSRPGAPYRLSGGHTVRYNYSLNSGNEVRRYVYANGSVSSPGYFAAGTLYRQEISGEDNRRRIVFTNFRGDAVLERCYASSGEALDTYYVYDVLDRLVCVIPPMLGGSAVISSASLSAYCYRYNYDKRGNITERMLPGVVTEKIGYNAAGLPVSRDQGDRHFMLSYDNHNRLLQESYRYGSGSSIVLTERCYDSYPPVNGLGFVAATGYASAYDSRVVGLQTYEKERILAGNSVSEPGLSGRYIERCFYYDSKGRLIQRVEKNHLGGVSRYHYAYDFVGNVTSECETHTVGGVTTNLEKVNNYDHVSRLLCCKVYLNGVYKGKVDYEYDALGRLSVRRYGENAATETLSYDIRGRLTEQGSSFFRLGLRYENAQKGPGLYGGDISEWSCRYGSKAEQLYTFSYDGAGRFTGGNHYENGVLVNKYVEQGIGYDKNGNILSLKRYSNGVLVDNLVYSYNGNSLSGLTESAVVASGDIYERKNVSGGSYDYDIYGNLSKDSRKNLNC from the coding sequence ATGAAAATCGTTTTTTTTCTGTTTTTTTTGTTTCGGGGCTTTTGGGTGCTGGCTCAAACCGATCTTGAGCCTCTTCCGTTGCATACGATAACGCCTTCTGCCGATCGCAATTATACGATCCGTTATCGTCCGCATTTTGGGGTAACTTTTGTAAATCATCGTTTGGGTTTGTCGGGATCGGAAGCGACGATCAGCTATTTCGACGGGTTGGGGCGTTGTGTGCAGGTGGTGGAATCCGGAGCGAATCCGGGCCGTCAGGATTTGATTACACCCGTTTCACCTGATTTCTACGGGCGTGAAGAGGTAAAATCCTATCTTCCTTATGCAGGCGGTACGGATAAGGGGATTTACAATATCGGTGCACAATTGGCGCAAAACAACTATTATGGTGGACTATACGGTTCTTCGGGCGGTAATGCTTACGCGTACAGTGAGCGCCGTTACGAGGAATCGGGTGCCGGTCGTTTGCTGGAAAGCAGTCGGCCCGGAGCACCCTACCGCTTGTCCGGCGGGCATACGGTTCGTTACAATTATAGCTTGAACAGCGGAAATGAGGTCCGCCGGTATGTTTATGCTAACGGCAGTGTGAGTAGCCCGGGGTATTTTGCTGCCGGCACATTGTATCGTCAGGAAATATCCGGAGAAGATAACCGCCGTCGCATCGTATTTACCAATTTTCGGGGCGATGCGGTACTGGAGCGCTGTTATGCTTCTTCCGGGGAAGCTTTGGATACCTATTACGTTTATGATGTGCTGGATCGTCTGGTTTGTGTGATTCCGCCGATGCTCGGAGGTAGTGCCGTAATCTCTTCTGCTTCTTTATCGGCCTATTGTTACCGCTATAATTACGATAAGCGGGGAAATATTACGGAGCGTATGCTTCCCGGAGTCGTAACGGAAAAGATCGGTTATAATGCCGCCGGACTTCCTGTGAGCCGTGATCAGGGAGACCGGCATTTTATGCTGAGTTATGATAACCATAACCGTCTGTTACAAGAGTCGTACCGTTACGGCAGCGGTAGCAGTATTGTACTGACGGAGCGTTGTTACGACAGTTATCCCCCGGTGAATGGATTGGGGTTTGTGGCTGCTACAGGCTATGCTTCGGCTTATGACAGTCGTGTGGTGGGTTTACAGACATATGAGAAAGAGCGGATACTGGCCGGTAACAGTGTCTCGGAACCGGGGCTTTCGGGACGTTATATCGAGCGTTGTTTTTATTACGATAGTAAAGGACGTTTGATACAGCGTGTTGAGAAAAACCATTTGGGCGGAGTGAGCCGTTATCATTATGCCTATGATTTTGTGGGTAATGTGACCTCGGAATGTGAAACTCATACCGTCGGAGGTGTTACCACAAATTTGGAGAAAGTCAATAACTATGACCATGTAAGTCGTTTGCTTTGTTGCAAGGTATACCTGAACGGAGTATATAAAGGCAAGGTGGATTATGAATACGACGCATTGGGTCGATTGTCTGTCCGCCGTTACGGGGAGAATGCGGCGACGGAAACCCTGTCATACGATATACGCGGGCGTTTGACGGAACAGGGTTCTTCTTTTTTCCGTTTGGGATTGCGGTATGAGAATGCACAGAAAGGGCCGGGACTTTATGGGGGAGATATTTCGGAATGGAGTTGCCGTTACGGTAGCAAAGCGGAACAGTTGTATACGTTTTCTTATGACGGAGCCGGCCGATTTACCGGAGGTAACCATTACGAAAACGGTGTTTTGGTAAATAAATATGTGGAGCAGGGGATCGGTTATGATAAAAACGGCAATATATTATCATTGAAGCGTTACAGCAACGGTGTTCTGGTAGACAATCTGGTCTATAGCTACAACGGTAACAGCTTGTCCGGTCTGACGGAATCGGCCGTGGTCGCTTCGGGCGATATTTACGAGCGTAAGAATGTATCCGGCGGCAGCTATGACTACGACATTTATGGTAACCTGTCAAAAGACAGTCGAAAAAATTTGAATTGTTGA
- a CDS encoding RHS repeat domain-containing protein, which produces MLHNVRKGSTTIAGYKYGYRGGKLKVWSSDCNGYAYVGNLVYRVTGSSFVFESGLFGEGVVSGSSICYHLKDHLGSIRAIVDGSGRLLEENDYYAFGHRHPRSEHAQSSANRFKYNGKELQTVGGLGYLDYGARMYDQSLGRWFTTDPLSEKYYGLSPYVYCGNNPLNMIDPDGRAASPYYDSDGFFLGTDEEGFSGTVRIVTGRTAASKSKERLSPQNSKPLEKVSLSAKSYSRIYTDILKQLGYDVSLLDGGEVAVKNGDDTYNDPFSSVEYAITTYIVGNKNFRISVDQMNDGVQRDLNTVEHIENVLGVHEYTGHGIRRFSETKRTHYMAYELQFKHASWKHCTLLFRREMLSRYYGIVNKENPDRYRQMRPFILKYWYK; this is translated from the coding sequence TTGTTACACAATGTCAGGAAAGGTAGTACGACTATAGCTGGTTATAAATACGGTTACCGAGGGGGTAAGTTAAAGGTATGGAGTAGTGACTGCAACGGTTATGCTTATGTGGGAAACCTGGTTTACCGGGTTACGGGTAGTTCTTTTGTTTTTGAAAGCGGTCTTTTCGGTGAGGGAGTGGTGAGCGGCAGCAGTATCTGTTATCATCTGAAAGATCATCTGGGCAGTATCCGCGCAATTGTCGACGGCAGCGGCCGTTTACTGGAAGAGAACGATTATTATGCCTTCGGTCACCGGCATCCCCGCAGCGAACACGCACAGTCTTCCGCAAACCGTTTTAAATACAACGGCAAGGAATTACAGACGGTCGGTGGCCTGGGTTATCTGGACTACGGCGCCCGCATGTACGACCAATCCTTAGGGCGGTGGTTTACGACGGACCCCTTGTCTGAAAAGTATTACGGTTTGAGTCCGTATGTGTATTGTGGGAATAATCCGTTAAATATGATTGACCCGGATGGGAGAGCGGCAAGTCCGTATTATGATAGTGATGGATTTTTTTTAGGGACAGATGAGGAAGGATTTAGTGGAACAGTACGTATTGTCACAGGCCGAACAGCCGCTTCTAAGAGTAAGGAACGACTTAGTCCTCAGAATAGTAAGCCTTTGGAAAAGGTTTCTCTTTCGGCTAAATCCTATTCCCGTATATATACGGATATATTGAAACAATTGGGCTATGATGTATCACTGTTGGATGGCGGCGAGGTTGCCGTAAAAAATGGGGATGACACATATAATGATCCTTTTTCTAGTGTTGAATATGCAATAACGACATATATAGTCGGGAATAAAAATTTTCGCATATCTGTAGACCAGATGAATGACGGAGTACAACGTGATTTAAATACAGTCGAGCATATTGAAAATGTTTTGGGTGTACACGAATATACCGGACATGGAATAAGGAGATTCAGTGAAACGAAAAGAACTCATTATATGGCTTATGAATTGCAATTCAAACATGCTTCGTGGAAACATTGTACACTTTTGTTTCGGAGAGAAATGCTGTCTAGATATTATGGTATAGTAAATAAGGAGAACCCGGACCGTTATCGTCAGATGCGTCCTTTTATTTTAAAATATTGGTATAAATGA
- a CDS encoding RHS repeat domain-containing protein, which produces MSGSSICYHLKDHLGSIRAIVDGNGRLLEENDYYAFGHRYPRSEQAQSSANRFKYNGKELQTVGGLGYLDYGARMYDQSLGRWFTTDPLSEKYYGLSPYVYCGNNPLRYVDPDGRAASPYYDSDGFFLGTDEEGFRGTVRIVTGRTAASKSKERLSPQNSKPLEKVSLSAKSYSRIYTDILKQLGYDVSLLDGGEVAVKNGDDTYNDPSSSVEYAITTYIVGNKNFRISVDQMNDGVQRDLNTVEHIENVLGVHEYTGHGIRRFSEKKKTHYMAYELQFKHASWKHCTPLFRGGMLSRYYGIVKKENPERYRQMRPFILKYWYK; this is translated from the coding sequence GTGAGCGGCAGCAGTATCTGTTATCATCTGAAAGATCATCTGGGCAGCATCCGTGCGATTGTAGACGGCAACGGTCGTTTACTGGAAGAAAACGATTATTATGCCTTCGGTCACCGGTATCCCCGCAGCGAACAGGCACAGTCTTCCGCAAACCGTTTTAAATACAACGGCAAGGAATTACAGACGGTCGGCGGCCTGGGCTATCTGGACTACGGCGCCCGTATGTACGACCAGTCCTTAGGCCGGTGGTTTACGACGGACCCCTTGTCTGAAAAGTATTACGGTTTGAGTCCGTATGTATATTGTGGGAATAATCCGTTGAGATATGTTGATCCGGATGGGAGAGCGGCAAGTCCGTATTATGATAGTGATGGATTTTTTTTAGGGACAGATGAGGAAGGATTTCGTGGAACAGTACGTATTGTCACAGGCCGAACAGCCGCTTCTAAGAGTAAGGAACGACTTAGTCCTCAGAATAGTAAGCCTTTGGAAAAGGTTTCTCTTTCGGCTAAATCCTATTCCCGTATATATACGGATATATTGAAACAATTGGGCTATGATGTATCACTGTTGGATGGCGGCGAGGTTGCCGTAAAAAATGGGGATGACACATATAATGATCCTTCTTCTAGTGTTGAATATGCTATAACGACATATATAGTCGGGAATAAAAATTTTCGCATATCTGTAGACCAGATGAATGACGGAGTACAACGTGATTTAAATACAGTCGAGCATATTGAAAATGTTTTGGGTGTACACGAATATACCGGACATGGAATAAGGAGATTCAGTGAAAAGAAAAAAACTCATTATATGGCTTATGAATTGCAATTCAAACACGCTTCGTGGAAACATTGTACCCCTCTGTTTCGTGGAGGAATGTTGTCTAGATATTATGGTATAGTAAAAAAGGAGAACCCGGAACGTTATCGTCAGATGCGTCCTTTTATTTTAAAATATTGGTATAAATGA
- a CDS encoding RHS repeat-associated core domain-containing protein: MAGYEYSYGGIKLKVWDSDGTGYAYVGNLVYRVTGRSFVFESGLFGEGVVSGSGICYHLKDHLGSIRAIVDGSGRLLEENDYYAFGHRHPRSEHAQSSANRFKYNGKELQTVGGLGYLDYGARLYDQSLGRWFTTDPLSEKYYGLSPYVYCGNNPIRYVDPTGLSHSEFDENGNYLRTTKDNWFHNTFFGRTGRIVDGDGNVTQKFKFADPKNDVQDLKDGKINRVQFVQESEIISMLSWAGAFNSENKTANSDSRYGYISEEGKGEGRFDFAVTGIPSNYSDYNQSLFLVDGVAHNRYNYGNFLFGAAGRALGLTSFELRMGAHYNSVFNPSTNGYKPQLDSQDDQFSIRMGVRHANKHGYKDMYYRVTVGPLSRP; encoded by the coding sequence ATGGCTGGTTATGAATATAGTTACGGCGGAATTAAGCTAAAGGTATGGGACAGTGACGGCACCGGTTATGCTTATGTGGGAAACCTGGTTTACCGGGTTACGGGTCGTTCTTTTGTTTTTGAAAGCGGTCTTTTCGGTGAGGGGGTGGTGAGTGGCAGCGGTATCTGTTATCATCTGAAAGATCATCTGGGCAGTATCCGCGCAATTGTCGACGGCAGCGGCCGTTTACTGGAAGAGAACGATTATTATGCGTTCGGTCACCGGCATCCCCGCAGCGAACACGCGCAGTCTTCCGCAAACCGCTTTAAATACAACGGCAAGGAATTACAGACGGTCGGCGGCCTGGGTTATCTGGACTACGGCGCCCGCCTGTACGACCAGTCCTTAGGGCGGTGGTTTACGACGGACCCTTTGTCTGAAAAGTATTACGGTTTGAGTCCGTATGTGTATTGTGGGAATAATCCGATAAGATACGTAGACCCCACAGGGTTAAGCCATTCGGAATTTGATGAAAATGGAAATTATTTAAGAACAACAAAAGATAATTGGTTTCATAATACATTTTTCGGGCGTACAGGGCGTATTGTGGATGGTGATGGTAATGTTACACAAAAGTTCAAATTTGCTGACCCAAAGAATGATGTACAAGACCTGAAAGATGGAAAAATAAACAGGGTTCAGTTTGTACAGGAAAGCGAGATTATCAGCATGCTGTCATGGGCAGGTGCATTTAATTCTGAAAATAAGACCGCAAATTCTGATAGCAGGTATGGATATATTTCAGAAGAAGGAAAAGGTGAAGGTAGATTTGATTTTGCTGTTACAGGAATACCAAGCAATTATTCCGATTATAATCAATCATTATTTTTAGTGGATGGCGTTGCTCATAATCGTTATAATTATGGAAATTTCTTGTTTGGAGCCGCGGGCAGGGCACTTGGACTAACTTCGTTTGAACTAAGAATGGGGGCACATTATAATAGTGTTTTCAATCCAAGTACAAATGGCTATAAGCCACAATTAGACTCTCAGGACGACCAATTTTCAATACGGATGGGTGTGCGACATGCCAATAAGCATGGCTATAAGGATATGTATTACAGAGTTACCGTAGGACCATTATCAAGACCATAA